The Leptospiraceae bacterium genome includes the window CAGTTCAAATTCAAAAAGTTTTTCGGTCTGTTTATTCGCTTACCAAAGATAGCGTAGTTTCTATCAGAACTACTCAAGACGAAAATCTACCGTATTTTTATGAGGGAAGAGAAAATGAAATCTCAGCGCTTGGAAGCGGGTTTATCATTGATTACAGCGGGCATATCTTAACAAACTACCATGTAATAAAAATGTCTAAGTCAATCGAGGTGATTTTACCAAACGGAAGAACTGAAAAAGCAGAATTTATTGGAAGCCACGAGAGAGCCGATCTTGCACTTTTGAAAATTCCAAATAGTGAAGGACTGAAACCGGTTACTTTTGGAAATTCTGATGAAGTAGAAGTAGGGGACTGGGCGATTGCTATTGGCTCTCCTTTTGGTTTGGAAAAAACTTTTACTGTAGGAGTAGTGTCCGCAAAATCAAGAGCTGATCTAGATGAGACAGGGCAAAGCCATATTCAAACAGACACTGCGATAAATCCCGGAAATAGTGGAGGTCCCTTACTCAATATTAATGGAGAAGTCATCGGAATTAACAGACTCATTCGATCAAATTCAGGCTCCAGTTCTGGAATAGCTTTTGCAATCCCTATAAACTACGCCAAAAAAATTCTTGAGATGATTAAGGAAAATCCAAAAGTTAATATTCGTCCTGCAACACTTGGAGTAGTTGCAACAGCTCCACCGACGGAACACAAAAGAGCACTTGGTATTCCAGTTGACGAAACCGGAGTTTTGGTTTATGGAATCGAGCCTTTTTCTTCTGCCAATAGAGGCGGGCTTCAAAGATTTGATTTGATTCAAGAAGTCAACGGATCTAAAATACTCAGTATTCGAGAGTTGAGAGAAGAAGTTTCTCTTGCAGGGCTTGGAGGAAAACTAAAAATCCAAGTACTCCGAAAAGGAAAAAAAATTACAATACAATTAAAATTAATTCACAAACAATGAATCACTTTTGAAATAATATTTTAACTAATTCATTGTATGCAGTTTGCAAATCACTATTTACAATTCTGTAATCAAACTTTTCAGATAGTTTCAATTCCATTTCGCCATTCTTAATTCTTTTTTTAATTTCTTCCGGGTTGTCTGTAGCTCTGGATTGCAACCTATTTATCCAAGTCTCTGTATCTGGGGGAAGAATAAAAATTGAAATGCATTCAGGGATTTTCTTTTTAACAATGGAAGCGCCTTGTACATCAATGTCGAGGATTACGTTATTACCTTTTTCCAAATTTTCAAAAATTAAATTCTTAGGCGTACCATAATAATTCCCGTGAACCACAGCCCATTCAAAAAAACTATCTTTTTCAATTAGTGTTTCAAATTCATTCTTAGAAACAAAATGATAGGTAACTCCTTCTACGTCACCGGGTCTTGGTTGTCTGGAAGTAACAGAAACAGAAAATTTACACTCCGGATAATCTTTTAAAACCATTCCGATCAGAGTTGATTTTCCCCCGCCCGCAACAGATGAAATTATGAATAATTTTCCTTTTCGCATATCTACTCAATTGCTATACTTGACTCCTCTTCTTCTATTGCAACCGAATTATCCTCAGTTTCTATCCTCTTTATCAAAGATTCTACTCTAAGTGCAGACAAAATCAAGTGACCACTATCGGTAATTATAATAGACCTTGTTTTTCTGCCTTGAGTCGCCTCAATCAATAATCCTGATTTTTTTGCTTCATTTCTAAGACGCTTTCC containing:
- a CDS encoding trypsin-like peptidase domain-containing protein; its protein translation is MERFKNISPLIYINSILLIVLFLLIYHPGVKNRILSITAKETKLSKTEQNSAVQIQKVFRSVYSLTKDSVVSIRTTQDENLPYFYEGRENEISALGSGFIIDYSGHILTNYHVIKMSKSIEVILPNGRTEKAEFIGSHERADLALLKIPNSEGLKPVTFGNSDEVEVGDWAIAIGSPFGLEKTFTVGVVSAKSRADLDETGQSHIQTDTAINPGNSGGPLLNINGEVIGINRLIRSNSGSSSGIAFAIPINYAKKILEMIKENPKVNIRPATLGVVATAPPTEHKRALGIPVDETGVLVYGIEPFSSANRGGLQRFDLIQEVNGSKILSIRELREEVSLAGLGGKLKIQVLRKGKKITIQLKLIHKQ
- the gmk gene encoding guanylate kinase, with product MRKGKLFIISSVAGGGKSTLIGMVLKDYPECKFSVSVTSRQPRPGDVEGVTYHFVSKNEFETLIEKDSFFEWAVVHGNYYGTPKNLIFENLEKGNNVILDIDVQGASIVKKKIPECISIFILPPDTETWINRLQSRATDNPEEIKKRIKNGEMELKLSEKFDYRIVNSDLQTAYNELVKILFQK
- a CDS encoding DUF370 domain-containing protein, which gives rise to MKVLNVGFSNIVMISKIVSMIQSDSASGKRLRNEAKKSGLLIEATQGRKTRSIIITDSGHLILSALRVESLIKRIETEDNSVAIEEEESSIAIE